A window from Pseudomonas campi encodes these proteins:
- the infA gene encoding translation initiation factor IF-1 — protein MSKEDSFEMEGTVVDTLPNTMFRVELENGHVVTAHISGKMRKNYIRILTGDKVRVELTPYDLSKGRITYRAR, from the coding sequence ATGTCGAAAGAAGACAGCTTCGAAATGGAAGGCACTGTCGTCGACACCCTGCCCAACACCATGTTCCGTGTGGAGTTGGAAAACGGGCACGTCGTTACCGCGCATATCTCCGGAAAGATGCGCAAGAACTACATCCGCATTCTCACTGGCGACAAGGTCCGCGTCGAACTGACGCCATATGACCTGAGCAAGGGCCGCATCACCTACCGCGCCCGCTAA
- the clpA gene encoding ATP-dependent Clp protease ATP-binding subunit ClpA produces the protein MLNRELEVTLNLAFKEARAKRHEFMTVEHLLLALLDNEAAATVLRACGANLDKLRHDLQEFIDSTTPLIPQHDEDRETQPTLGFQRVLQRAVFHVQSSGKREVTGANVLVAIFSEQESQAVFLLKQQSVARIDVVNYIAHGISKVPGHADHSDSEQEMQDDEGGESASSGNPLDAYASNLNELSRQGRIDPLVGREPEVERVAQILARRRKNNPLLVGEAGVGKTAIAEGLAKRIVDGQVPDLLSDSVVYSLDLGALLAGTKYRGDFEKRFKALLNELRKRPHAILFIDEIHTIIGAGAASGGVMDASNLLKPLLSSGEIRCIGSTTFQEFRGIFEKDRALARRFQKVDVSEPSVEDTVGILRGLKARFEQHHHIEYSDEALRAAAELAARYINDRHMPDKAIDVIDEAGAYQRLQPEDKRAKRIEVAQVEDIVAKIARIPPKHVTSSDKELLRNLERDLKLTVFGQDAAIDSLSTAIKLSRAGLKAPDKPVGSFLFAGPTGVGKTEAARQLAKAMGIELVRFDMSEYMERHTVSRLIGAPPGYVGFDQGGLLTEAITKQPHCVLLLDEIEKAHPEVFNLLLQVMDHGTLTDNNGRKADFRNVILIMTTNAGAETAARASIGFTYQDHSTDAMEVIKKSFTPEFRNRLDTIIQFGRLSHEVIKSIVDKFLTELQAQLEDKHVLLEVSDAARGWLAEKGYDVAMGARPMARLIQDKIKRPLAEEILFGELAEHGGVVHIELVGDELRFEFETTAEPA, from the coding sequence ATGTTGAATCGAGAGCTGGAAGTCACCCTCAATCTGGCCTTCAAGGAGGCACGCGCCAAGCGCCATGAGTTCATGACGGTCGAGCACCTGCTGCTGGCATTGCTGGATAACGAGGCTGCAGCCACTGTCCTGCGCGCTTGCGGCGCCAACCTGGACAAGCTTCGTCATGATTTACAGGAATTCATTGACTCCACCACGCCACTGATCCCGCAGCACGACGAAGATCGCGAAACCCAGCCGACACTAGGTTTCCAGCGTGTGCTGCAGCGCGCGGTGTTTCACGTGCAGAGCTCGGGCAAGCGCGAAGTCACCGGCGCCAACGTGCTGGTGGCAATCTTCAGCGAACAGGAAAGCCAGGCGGTATTCCTGCTTAAGCAGCAGAGTGTCGCGCGTATCGATGTGGTCAATTACATCGCCCATGGCATCTCCAAGGTGCCGGGGCATGCCGACCATTCCGACAGCGAGCAGGAAATGCAGGATGACGAGGGTGGCGAGTCCGCTTCCTCGGGTAATCCGCTGGATGCTTACGCCAGTAACCTGAACGAACTGTCTCGCCAAGGGCGCATCGATCCGTTGGTCGGGCGCGAGCCCGAGGTGGAGCGGGTGGCGCAGATTCTCGCGCGTCGGCGCAAGAACAATCCGCTGCTGGTAGGTGAAGCCGGTGTCGGCAAGACCGCCATCGCCGAAGGCCTGGCTAAGCGCATCGTCGATGGCCAGGTGCCGGACCTGCTCTCCGACAGCGTGGTCTACTCCCTGGATCTCGGCGCCTTGCTCGCGGGCACCAAGTACCGCGGTGACTTCGAGAAGCGCTTCAAGGCGCTGCTCAACGAGTTGCGCAAGCGTCCGCATGCCATCCTGTTCATCGATGAAATCCACACCATCATCGGTGCCGGTGCGGCCTCTGGTGGCGTAATGGATGCTTCCAACCTGCTCAAGCCGCTGCTGTCCTCGGGTGAGATCCGCTGCATCGGCTCCACTACCTTCCAGGAATTCCGTGGCATCTTCGAGAAAGACCGTGCTCTGGCGCGGCGCTTCCAGAAGGTCGATGTCAGCGAGCCGTCGGTCGAGGATACCGTCGGCATCCTGCGCGGGCTGAAGGCGCGTTTCGAGCAGCATCACCATATCGAGTACAGCGACGAGGCCCTGCGTGCAGCGGCCGAGCTGGCAGCGCGCTACATCAATGACCGGCACATGCCGGACAAGGCCATTGATGTGATCGACGAGGCGGGTGCCTATCAGCGCCTGCAACCGGAAGACAAGCGTGCCAAGCGTATCGAAGTTGCCCAGGTCGAAGACATTGTCGCCAAGATTGCGCGGATTCCCCCGAAGCACGTCACCAGCTCCGACAAGGAGCTGCTGCGCAATCTGGAGCGCGACCTCAAGCTGACCGTATTCGGCCAGGATGCGGCGATCGACTCGCTGTCGACTGCGATCAAGCTGTCGCGTGCCGGCCTGAAAGCGCCGGACAAGCCGGTGGGCTCCTTCCTGTTCGCCGGGCCGACTGGGGTCGGCAAGACCGAGGCCGCTCGTCAGCTGGCCAAGGCCATGGGTATCGAGCTGGTGCGCTTCGACATGTCCGAGTACATGGAGCGGCATACCGTTTCACGCCTGATCGGTGCGCCTCCTGGCTACGTTGGTTTCGATCAGGGTGGCTTGTTGACCGAGGCAATCACCAAGCAGCCGCATTGTGTGCTGCTGCTCGACGAGATCGAGAAAGCCCATCCGGAAGTCTTCAACCTACTGCTGCAGGTGATGGATCACGGCACCCTGACTGACAACAACGGGCGCAAGGCTGACTTCCGCAACGTGATCCTGATCATGACCACCAACGCCGGGGCGGAAACCGCAGCGCGGGCGTCGATCGGTTTCACCTATCAGGATCACTCGACCGATGCCATGGAAGTGATCAAGAAGAGCTTCACGCCGGAGTTCCGCAACCGCCTGGATACCATCATCCAGTTCGGTCGCCTGAGTCACGAAGTGATCAAAAGCATCGTCGACAAGTTCCTCACCGAACTGCAGGCGCAGCTTGAAGACAAGCACGTGCTGCTGGAAGTCAGCGATGCGGCGCGTGGCTGGCTGGCAGAGAAGGGCTATGACGTGGCGATGGGGGCAAGGCCGATGGCGCGCCTGATCCAGGACAAGATCAAGCGTCCGCTGGCGGAGGAAATCCTCTTCGGTGAACTGGCCGAGCATGGCGGCGTAGTACACATCGAGCTGGTGGGCGATGAGCTGCGCTTCGAGTTCGAGACCACGGCAGAGCCGGCTTGA
- the ftsK gene encoding DNA translocase FtsK — MKNSTSTAQVPLWRQQLHYRLKEGALIALGALCLYLWMALLTYDQNDPGWSHTSNVEQVQNAAGRAGAWFADILFMVLGYFAYLFPLLLAVKTWQVFRNRHQPWQWSGWLFSWRLIGLVFLVLAGAALADIHFQDGSGLPASAGGALGESLSVLAVNALNIQGSTLLFISLFLFGLTVFADLSWFKVMDVTGKITLDLFELINSLINRWWSARVERKQLVAKLREVDDRVSEVAAPVVPDRREQAKVKERLIAREEALSKHMSERESRPAPVIAPPPAPKAPEPSKRVLKEKQVSLFEDSAVAGTLPPISILDAAEKKQKQYSPESLEAMSRLLEIKLKEFGVEVIVESVHPGPVITRFEIQLAAGVKVSRISGLAKDLARSMAIISVRVVEVIPGKTTVGIEIPNEDRQIVRFSEVLSSSEYDDAKSPVTLALGHDIGGKPVITDLAKMPHLLVAGTTGSGKSVGVNAMILSILFKSTPEEARMIMIDPKMLELSIYEGIPHLLCPVVTDMKEAANALRWSVAEMERRYKLMAAMGVRNLAGFNRKVKDAEEAGTPLTDPLYRRESMEDEAPLLKSLPTIVVVVDEFADMMMIVGKKVEELIARIAQKARAAGIHLILATQRPSVDVITGLIKANIPTRMAFQVSSKIDSRTILDQGGAEQLLGHGDMLYLPPGTGLPIRVHGAFVSDEEVHRVVEAWKQRGSPDYIEDILAGVEEAGSGFDGGSSGEGSEGSEADPLYDEAVNFVLESRRASISAVQRKLKIGYNRAARMIEAMEMAGVVTSMNTNGSREVIAPGPMRD; from the coding sequence TTGAAGAATTCCACCTCTACAGCTCAGGTCCCCCTCTGGCGCCAGCAGTTGCACTACCGCCTCAAGGAAGGTGCGCTGATCGCGCTTGGCGCGCTCTGCCTCTATCTGTGGATGGCATTGCTGACCTACGACCAGAACGACCCGGGCTGGAGCCATACCAGCAATGTCGAGCAGGTGCAGAACGCCGCCGGTCGCGCGGGTGCCTGGTTCGCCGACATCCTGTTCATGGTGCTCGGCTATTTCGCCTACCTGTTCCCGCTGCTGCTGGCAGTAAAGACCTGGCAAGTGTTCCGCAATCGCCATCAACCCTGGCAGTGGAGCGGCTGGCTGTTTTCCTGGCGCCTGATCGGCCTGGTCTTCCTGGTCCTGGCCGGCGCTGCGCTGGCCGATATCCACTTCCAGGATGGTAGCGGCTTGCCTGCCTCGGCCGGTGGTGCGCTGGGTGAAAGCCTCAGTGTGCTGGCGGTCAATGCCCTGAATATCCAGGGCAGCACGCTGCTGTTCATCTCGCTGTTCCTGTTTGGTTTGACCGTATTTGCCGACCTGTCCTGGTTCAAGGTCATGGATGTCACCGGCAAGATCACCCTCGACCTGTTCGAGCTGATCAACAGCCTGATCAACCGCTGGTGGAGTGCCCGGGTCGAACGCAAGCAACTGGTCGCCAAGCTGCGTGAAGTCGACGACCGGGTCAGCGAAGTGGCTGCGCCGGTGGTGCCTGATCGCCGCGAACAGGCCAAGGTCAAGGAGCGCCTGATCGCCCGCGAGGAAGCGCTGAGCAAGCACATGAGCGAGCGCGAGAGCCGCCCGGCGCCCGTGATCGCACCGCCGCCCGCGCCGAAAGCGCCGGAGCCGAGCAAGCGTGTGCTGAAGGAAAAGCAGGTCTCGCTGTTCGAAGACAGCGCCGTGGCTGGCACCTTGCCGCCGATTTCGATTCTCGATGCCGCCGAGAAGAAGCAGAAGCAGTACTCGCCGGAGTCCCTGGAGGCCATGTCGCGCCTGCTGGAGATCAAGCTCAAGGAGTTCGGCGTCGAGGTCATCGTCGAATCCGTGCACCCGGGCCCGGTGATCACCCGTTTCGAGATTCAGCTGGCCGCCGGGGTCAAGGTCAGTCGTATTTCCGGCCTGGCCAAAGACCTGGCGCGTTCGATGGCGATCATCAGCGTGCGCGTGGTCGAGGTGATTCCGGGCAAGACCACTGTGGGCATCGAGATTCCCAACGAAGACCGGCAGATCGTGCGGTTCTCCGAGGTGCTGTCGTCCAGTGAGTACGACGACGCCAAGTCGCCGGTAACCCTGGCCCTGGGCCACGATATCGGCGGCAAGCCGGTGATCACCGACCTGGCCAAGATGCCGCACCTGCTGGTGGCCGGTACCACCGGCTCCGGTAAGTCGGTGGGGGTCAACGCGATGATCCTGTCGATCCTGTTCAAATCCACGCCGGAAGAGGCGCGGATGATCATGATCGACCCGAAGATGCTCGAACTGTCGATCTACGAAGGCATTCCGCACCTGCTGTGCCCGGTGGTGACCGACATGAAGGAGGCGGCCAACGCCCTGCGCTGGTCGGTCGCCGAGATGGAGCGCCGTTACAAGCTGATGGCCGCCATGGGCGTGCGCAACCTGGCCGGCTTCAACCGCAAGGTCAAGGATGCCGAGGAGGCTGGAACGCCGCTGACCGATCCGCTGTACCGCCGCGAGTCCATGGAAGATGAAGCGCCACTGCTGAAGAGCCTGCCGACCATCGTCGTGGTGGTCGATGAATTCGCCGACATGATGATGATCGTCGGCAAGAAGGTCGAAGAGCTGATCGCGCGTATCGCGCAGAAGGCGCGTGCCGCCGGTATCCACCTGATTCTCGCCACCCAGCGTCCGTCGGTCGACGTGATCACCGGTCTGATCAAGGCCAACATCCCGACGCGCATGGCCTTCCAGGTCTCCAGCAAGATCGACTCGCGCACCATCCTCGACCAGGGCGGCGCCGAACAGCTGCTCGGCCACGGTGACATGCTCTACCTGCCGCCGGGCACCGGTCTGCCGATTCGTGTGCATGGCGCCTTCGTTTCCGACGAAGAAGTGCACCGCGTGGTCGAAGCCTGGAAACAGCGCGGTTCGCCAGACTACATCGAAGACATCCTGGCTGGCGTCGAGGAGGCCGGTAGTGGCTTCGATGGCGGTAGCAGTGGCGAAGGCAGTGAGGGCAGCGAGGCTGACCCGCTGTACGACGAAGCCGTCAACTTTGTGCTGGAGAGCCGTCGCGCTTCCATTTCCGCCGTGCAGCGCAAGCTGAAGATCGGCTACAACCGTGCCGCCCGCATGATCGAAGCCATGGAGATGGCCGGCGTGGTTACGTCGATGAATACCAATGGCTCGCGCGAAGTGATCGCACCGGGCCCGATGCGGGACTAA
- the aat gene encoding leucyl/phenylalanyl-tRNA--protein transferase, translated as MLTWLQRATLDFPPLDKALREPNGLLAAGGDLSPARLVAAYRHGCFPWYSQGQPLLWWSPDPRTVLFPYEFHLSRSLTKLIRQQRFTVSFDRDFASVIQACAEPRAYADGTWITESMQSAYLHLHHQGIAHSVEVWENGQLVGGLYGLAMGQLFFGESMFSRTDNASKVGFATLVGKLREWGFVLIDCQMPTQHLHSFGARAIPRSEFATYLQHHLDQPCQANWLA; from the coding sequence ATGCTGACCTGGCTGCAACGCGCCACCCTCGACTTCCCGCCCCTGGATAAAGCCCTGCGCGAGCCCAATGGCCTGCTGGCAGCCGGTGGCGATCTTTCGCCTGCACGCCTGGTCGCCGCCTATCGGCATGGCTGCTTTCCCTGGTACTCGCAAGGTCAACCGCTGCTGTGGTGGTCACCGGATCCACGCACGGTGCTGTTTCCCTATGAATTCCACCTGTCACGCAGCCTGACCAAGCTGATCCGCCAGCAGCGCTTCACAGTCAGCTTCGATCGTGATTTCGCCTCAGTCATCCAGGCCTGCGCCGAACCACGCGCCTATGCCGACGGCACCTGGATCACCGAAAGCATGCAGAGCGCCTACCTACACCTGCATCACCAAGGCATCGCCCACTCGGTCGAAGTCTGGGAAAACGGACAACTGGTCGGCGGGCTCTACGGCCTGGCCATGGGTCAGCTGTTTTTCGGTGAGTCGATGTTCAGCCGCACGGACAACGCCTCGAAAGTCGGTTTCGCTACCCTGGTCGGCAAACTGCGTGAGTGGGGCTTCGTTCTGATCGACTGCCAGATGCCCACCCAGCACCTGCACAGCTTTGGCGCCCGGGCGATACCACGCAGCGAGTTCGCGACTTACCTGCAGCACCATCTCGACCAACCCTGCCAAGCCAACTGGCTCGCCTAG
- the trxB gene encoding thioredoxin-disulfide reductase produces the protein MSEVKHSRLIILGSGPAGYTAAVYAARANLKPVIITGIQPGGQLTTTTEVDNWPGDVHGLTGPALMQRMQEHAERFDTEIVYDHIHTAELQQKPFTLKGDSGTYTCDALIIATGASAQYLGLPSEEAFAGKGVSACATCDGFFYRNQVVCVIGGGNTAVEEALYLSNIAKEVHLIHRRDKLRSEKILQDKLFEKAANGNIRLHWNHTLDEVLGDASGVTGVRLINTADGSKKELQLAGVFIAIGHKPNTELFQGQLEMRDGYLIVQGGNEGNATLTSIDGVFAAGDVADHVYRQAITSAGAGCMAALDAEKYLDV, from the coding sequence ATGAGCGAAGTCAAGCATTCACGCCTGATCATTCTGGGCTCCGGCCCTGCCGGCTACACCGCTGCCGTCTATGCCGCCCGCGCCAACCTCAAGCCTGTCATCATCACCGGCATCCAGCCCGGCGGCCAGCTGACCACCACCACCGAAGTCGACAACTGGCCAGGTGACGTACACGGCCTGACCGGCCCGGCGCTGATGCAGCGCATGCAAGAGCATGCCGAGCGCTTCGACACCGAGATCGTCTACGACCACATCCACACCGCTGAGCTGCAGCAAAAGCCCTTCACCCTCAAGGGTGACAGTGGCACCTACACCTGCGACGCCCTGATCATCGCCACCGGCGCCAGTGCCCAGTACCTCGGCCTGCCGTCGGAAGAAGCTTTCGCCGGCAAGGGCGTATCCGCCTGTGCCACCTGCGACGGTTTCTTCTACCGCAACCAGGTGGTCTGCGTGATCGGCGGTGGCAACACGGCCGTGGAAGAAGCCCTGTATCTGTCCAACATCGCCAAGGAAGTGCACCTGATCCATCGCCGCGACAAGCTGCGCTCGGAGAAGATCCTGCAGGACAAGCTGTTCGAGAAAGCCGCCAACGGCAATATCCGCCTGCACTGGAACCACACACTGGACGAAGTGCTGGGCGACGCCAGCGGTGTAACCGGTGTGCGCCTGATCAACACGGCAGACGGCAGCAAGAAGGAACTGCAACTGGCTGGCGTATTCATCGCCATCGGCCATAAGCCCAACACCGAGCTGTTCCAGGGCCAACTGGAAATGCGTGATGGTTACCTGATCGTGCAGGGCGGCAACGAAGGCAATGCCACCCTGACCAGTATCGATGGCGTGTTTGCCGCCGGCGACGTGGCCGACCACGTCTACCGCCAGGCCATCACCTCGGCTGGCGCGGGCTGCATGGCCGCGCTCGACGCCGAAAAATACCTCGACGTCTAA
- a CDS encoding arginyltransferase: MTELARLKFYATQPHPCSYLPDEQATTLFLDPSQPMDVQVYAELSEMGFRRSGDHLYRPHCQRCTACVPARIPADQFLPNRQQRRILKRNADIQVKAVRPAFNEEYYDLYVRYIELRHADGDMYPPSRDQFSTFLVRDLPFARFYEFRLAGKLLAIAVTDMLPNGLSAVYTFYDPDQERRSLGRFAILWQIGEAARLGLQAVYLGYWIKNCRKMSYKTQYRPIELFVNQRWTVLT, translated from the coding sequence ATGACCGAGCTGGCTCGCCTCAAGTTCTACGCCACCCAGCCACATCCTTGCAGCTACCTGCCCGATGAACAGGCCACCACCCTGTTCCTCGATCCCAGCCAGCCCATGGATGTGCAGGTGTATGCCGAGCTCTCGGAAATGGGCTTTCGGCGTAGCGGTGACCATCTGTATCGTCCGCACTGCCAACGCTGCACGGCCTGCGTACCGGCACGCATCCCTGCCGACCAGTTCCTGCCCAATCGCCAGCAACGGCGCATCCTCAAACGCAACGCCGACATCCAGGTCAAGGCCGTACGCCCGGCGTTCAACGAGGAGTACTACGACCTCTACGTGCGCTACATCGAGCTACGCCATGCGGACGGCGACATGTACCCACCCAGCCGTGACCAGTTCAGCACGTTCCTGGTTCGCGACCTGCCATTCGCGCGCTTCTACGAGTTCCGCCTGGCGGGCAAACTACTGGCCATCGCCGTCACCGACATGCTGCCCAACGGCCTTTCGGCGGTTTATACCTTTTACGACCCCGACCAGGAACGGCGCAGCCTGGGCCGTTTCGCCATCCTCTGGCAGATCGGCGAAGCCGCACGCCTGGGCCTGCAAGCGGTCTACCTCGGCTACTGGATCAAGAACTGCCGCAAGATGAGCTACAAGACCCAGTACCGCCCCATTGAGCTGTTCGTCAATCAACGCTGGACAGTCCTCACCTGA
- the clpS gene encoding ATP-dependent Clp protease adapter ClpS: protein MHASSQIRLTFNQDRPATHEDDSSGLAVQEAKPRLQAPPMYKVLLFNDDYTPMDFVVEVLEVFFNHNRELATKIMLTVHTEGRAICGVYTRDIAETKAMQVNQYARESQHPLLCEIEKDG, encoded by the coding sequence ATGCATGCAAGCAGTCAGATTCGTCTAACATTCAATCAAGATCGTCCAGCTACGCACGAGGATGATTCCTCGGGCCTTGCTGTCCAAGAAGCCAAGCCGCGGTTGCAGGCACCACCGATGTACAAGGTGCTGCTGTTCAACGACGACTACACGCCAATGGACTTCGTGGTCGAAGTGTTGGAGGTGTTCTTCAACCACAATCGCGAGCTGGCGACCAAGATCATGCTGACCGTCCATACAGAGGGACGGGCAATCTGCGGTGTGTATACCCGTGATATCGCAGAAACCAAGGCCATGCAGGTCAACCAGTACGCCCGGGAAAGCCAGCATCCGCTACTCTGTGAAATAGAGAAGGACGGTTAA
- the lolA gene encoding outer membrane lipoprotein chaperone LolA has translation MRLLRMLLLSALAFVAIPAQADDEAAVKRLTELLNQAQTISARFSQLTLDGTGTQLQETAGQLALKRPGLFRWHTDAPQEQLLVSNGEKVWLYDPDLMQVTIQSLDQRLTHTPALLLSGDVSKIRENFEISFKEAGEVVDFMLKPKAQDTLFDNLRLSFRRGVINDMQLIDSIGQRTNILFLSVKMNEQLDPALFTFDVPEGADVIQE, from the coding sequence ATGCGACTGTTGCGCATGTTGTTGCTGTCCGCCCTGGCCTTTGTCGCCATCCCCGCCCAGGCGGACGACGAGGCGGCGGTCAAACGCCTGACCGAGCTGCTCAACCAGGCGCAGACCATCAGCGCCCGTTTTTCCCAGCTGACCCTCGACGGTACCGGCACCCAGCTGCAGGAAACTGCCGGCCAGCTGGCACTCAAGCGCCCGGGGCTGTTCCGCTGGCACACCGATGCACCGCAGGAGCAACTGCTGGTGTCCAACGGCGAGAAAGTCTGGCTGTACGACCCGGACCTGATGCAGGTGACTATCCAGAGCCTCGACCAGCGCTTGACCCACACCCCGGCGCTGCTGCTGTCCGGTGATGTGTCGAAGATCCGCGAGAACTTCGAGATCAGCTTCAAGGAAGCCGGCGAAGTGGTCGACTTCATGCTCAAGCCGAAGGCCCAGGACACCTTGTTCGACAACCTGCGCCTGTCGTTCCGCCGTGGCGTGATCAACGACATGCAGCTGATCGACAGCATCGGCCAGCGCACCAATATCCTGTTCCTCAGCGTGAAGATGAACGAGCAGCTCGACCCCGCGCTGTTCACCTTCGACGTGCCTGAGGGCGCCGACGTCATCCAGGAATAA
- the cspD gene encoding cold shock domain-containing protein CspD → MLSGKVKWFNNAKGYGFIVADGRDEDLFAHYSAIQMDGYKTLKAGQPVSFDILQGPKGLHAVNISAAQATSESPATISSPQSTPVEA, encoded by the coding sequence ATGCTTAGCGGTAAGGTCAAGTGGTTCAACAACGCCAAGGGCTACGGGTTCATCGTCGCCGATGGCCGAGATGAGGACCTATTCGCCCACTACTCGGCCATCCAGATGGACGGTTACAAGACTCTCAAGGCCGGCCAGCCGGTAAGCTTCGATATTCTGCAAGGTCCAAAGGGCCTGCACGCCGTGAATATCAGCGCCGCCCAGGCAACCAGTGAATCCCCGGCGACCATCAGTTCGCCACAAAGCACTCCGGTAGAAGCCTGA
- a CDS encoding replication-associated recombination protein A codes for MDLFRSAPVAQPLAARLRATSLDEYVGQEHVLGHGKPLREALEQGALHSMIFWGPPGVGKTTLARLLAQVSEAHFETISAVLSGVKEIRQSVEVAKQQAAQYGRRTILFVDEVHRFNKSQQDAFLPYVEDGTLIFIGATTENPSFELNNALLSRARVYVLKSLDEAAMRKLVQRALKEEKGLGKQRLSLPEESFQILLAAADGDGRRLLNLLENAADLAEDGSEIAAELLQNLLGDSRRRFDKGGEAFYDQISALHKSVRGSNPDGALYWYARMLDGGCDPLYLARRVVRMASEDIGNADPRALTLCLNAWDVQERLGSPEGELAVAQAIVYLACAPKSNAVYMGFKAAMRDAAEHGSLEVPLHLRNAPTKLMKELGYGEEYRYAHDEPDAYAAGEDYFPEQLEPQPYYQPVPRGLELKIRDKLAHLAALDAASPRQRRKP; via the coding sequence ATGGACCTGTTTCGCTCCGCCCCCGTCGCCCAGCCCCTGGCCGCGCGTTTGCGCGCGACCAGCCTGGACGAGTACGTCGGTCAGGAGCATGTGCTGGGCCACGGCAAGCCGCTGCGCGAGGCGCTGGAGCAGGGTGCGCTGCACTCGATGATCTTCTGGGGCCCGCCTGGGGTCGGCAAGACCACCCTGGCCAGGCTGCTGGCGCAGGTCTCCGAAGCGCACTTCGAAACGATTTCCGCGGTGCTCTCCGGGGTCAAGGAAATCCGCCAGTCTGTGGAAGTGGCCAAGCAACAGGCCGCTCAGTACGGCCGCCGCACCATCCTCTTCGTCGACGAAGTGCACCGTTTCAACAAGAGTCAGCAGGACGCCTTTCTGCCCTATGTGGAAGACGGCACGCTGATCTTTATCGGTGCCACCACCGAGAACCCGTCCTTCGAACTGAACAACGCGCTGCTCTCGCGTGCCCGTGTCTATGTTCTGAAAAGCCTGGACGAGGCGGCCATGCGCAAGCTGGTACAGCGTGCGCTGAAGGAGGAAAAGGGTCTGGGCAAGCAGCGTCTGAGCCTGCCGGAAGAGAGCTTTCAAATCCTCCTGGCCGCCGCCGATGGCGACGGTCGGCGCCTGCTCAACCTGCTGGAGAATGCCGCGGACCTCGCCGAGGACGGCAGCGAGATCGCCGCCGAGCTGCTGCAGAACCTGCTCGGCGACAGCCGCCGGCGCTTCGACAAGGGTGGCGAGGCGTTCTACGACCAGATTTCCGCGCTGCACAAGTCGGTGCGCGGCTCTAATCCTGACGGTGCGTTGTACTGGTACGCGCGCATGCTCGACGGCGGCTGCGACCCGCTGTATCTGGCGCGGCGCGTGGTGCGCATGGCCAGCGAGGACATCGGCAACGCCGACCCGCGAGCCCTGACCCTGTGCCTCAACGCCTGGGACGTGCAGGAACGCCTGGGCAGCCCCGAGGGCGAGCTGGCCGTGGCCCAGGCCATCGTCTACCTGGCCTGCGCGCCGAAGAGCAATGCGGTGTACATGGGCTTCAAGGCGGCTATGCGCGATGCCGCCGAGCACGGCTCGCTGGAGGTGCCGCTGCACCTGCGTAATGCGCCGACCAAGCTGATGAAGGAACTCGGCTACGGCGAGGAATACCGCTACGCCCATGACGAGCCGGATGCCTACGCCGCCGGCGAGGACTATTTCCCCGAGCAGCTTGAGCCGCAACCGTATTACCAGCCGGTGCCGCGTGGCCTGGAACTGAAGATTCGCGACAAACTGGCCCATCTGGCGGCACTGGATGCCGCCAGCCCGCGCCAACGGAGAAAGCCATGA